The Flavobacterium johnsoniae genomic sequence TTTTGGCGTTCGTCTTTTATCTCAAACTGAAATTGAAGGCGGAAAAACTATCGAAGAATCGGCAGAAATCTTTACTAATATTATTTCTGGAAAAGGAAACGAAGCGCAAAACAATGTAGTTTGTGCTAATGCTGCAATGGCAATCGCAACGGTTACAAAATGTTCTCCAAAAGAAGGTTTTAAATTAGCAAAAGAAAGTCTACTGTCTGGAAAAGGACATCAGGCGTTACAGAAATTACAAGAACTTAGCAGGTAAATAAATTGTTTAAAGTTTCAGGTTTAAAGTTTCAAGTTGTTGGAGCGAACCTGAAACTTGAAACTTGAAACAACATAAAAATGAATATCCTAGATAAAATAATAATAGACAAAAAAAGAGAAGTCATTCTAAAGAAATCAATCATTCCGGTTTCTCAATTGGAAGCTTTTGTATTTTTTGGAAAACAGACTATTTCTCTTAGTCAGAAATTGAAAGAAAGTAATTCTGGAATTATCGCAGAACACAAACGCCGTTCTCCTTCAAAATCAATTATCAATAATAATTTTACTGTTGAAGAAGTAGTAAAAGGATATGAAAATGCGGGCGCTTGCGGAATTTCTGTTTTAACAGACGGAAAATATTTTGGTGGATCTTTAGACGATTTACTTTTGGCAAGAGCTTCAGTAAATATTCCGCTTTTGCGAAAAGAATTTATTGTTGATGAATATCAGATTTTGGAAGCAAAAGCACACGGAGCGGATTTAATTTTGTTAATCGCAGCTGTTTTAACCCGCGAAGAAATTAAATCTTTATCTGAATTTGCTAAAAATCTAGGCTTAGAAGTTTTGTTAGAAGTTCACAATCAAGAAGAATTAGAAAAATCGATTATGCCAACTTTAGATATGATTGGCGTGAATAACAGAAATTTAAAAACATTCGAAGTTAGTTTAGATTTCAGTAAAGAATTAGCATCGCAAATTCCAGACGATTTTGTAAAAGTTTCAGAAAGCGGTATTTCGTCAATTGAAGCCATTCAAGAATTAAAACCTTATGGTTACAAAGGTTTCTTAATTGGAGAAAACTTCATGAAAACTGATAACGCTGGACAAGCTGCAACGGAATTCATTAGTAAACTATAATTTAAGTTCGCCACAAATTACACCAATTAACACGAATTTAATTAGTGGAAATTCGTGTAATTCGTGGCGAAAAATCAACACAAAGCTTTGCGAACTTTTTCGCATTTTAAACATATTACAAAAGAAAAATCTTAGCGCACTTTGCGTTAAAAAAAAAACACACACAATGAAACTTAAAATATGCGGTATGAAATATCCTGAAAATATTCTCGAAGTAGGCGCACTATTGCCTGACTATATGGGATTTATTTTCTGGGAAAAATCCGCGCGATATTTTGATGGAACGATTCCTGAACTTATAAAAACTGTCAAAAAAGTAGGCGTTTTTGTAGATCAGAGTCAGGAAGAAATTCTGGAAAAAGTCGCAAAATACAATTTACAAGCCGTTCAATTACATGGTCATGAATCCGTTGATTTTTTAACCGAATTAAAAGAACAATTACCTAAAAAAGTCGAAATTATAAAAGTCTTTTCGGCTGATGAAAATTTTGATTTTGAAGTTATAAAACCTTTTGAACCATTCAGTGATTATTTTTTGTTTGACACCAAAGGAAAATTACCAGGCGGAAACGGAACAACTTTCGACTGGACGATATTAAAAAAATACAATTCCAAGAAACCTTTCTTTTTAAGCGGCGGAATTGGAATGAAGGAATTAAAAGCCATTGAAGAAATTTCAAAAACCAATTTACCAATTTATGCTGTTGATGTAAATAGTAAATTTGAAATTGAACCAGGGCTAAAAAACAGAAATTTATTTAGCAATTTCAAACGCAAATTTGATGTTGCCAACTTTTAAAATTTAAAAAAATGAGTTTTAACGTTAATGAAAAAGGATATTACGGGGAATTTGGCGGAGCTTATATTCCAGAAATGTTATATCCGAATGTAGAAGAACTACGCCAGAAATATTTAAGTATAATGGACGAACCAGATTTTAAAGCTGAGTTCAACCAACTGCTTAAAGATTACGTTGGACGTCCAAGTCCGTTGTATTTTGCAAAACGATTATCTGAAAAATACAACACCAAAGTTTACCTAAAAAGAGAAGACTTAAATCACACAGGAGCGCACAAAGTTAATAATACTATCGGACAAATTTTATTAGCAAAACGTCTAGGCAAAAAAAGAATTATTGCCGAAACTGGCGCTGGTCAACATGGTGTGGCAACTGCAACAGTTTGTGCTTTAATGGGAATAGAATGTATCGTTTATATGGGAGAAATTGACATTGCACGTCAAGCTCCAAACGTAGCACGTATGAAAATGTTAGGCGCAGAAGTTCGTCCAGCGCTTTCAGGATCAAGAACTTTAAAAGATGCTACAAACGAAGCAATCCGTGATTGGATTAATAATCCTGTAGACACACATTATATTATCGGATCGGCAATTGGACCGCATCCATATCCTGATATGGTAACTCGTTTTCAGAGTATTATTTCAGAAGAAATCAAATGGCAATTGAAAGAAAAAGAAGGTCGCGAAAACCCTGATTATGTTGTAGCTTGTATTGGTGGCGGAAGTAATGCGGCTGGAACTTATTACCACTTTCTTCACGAACCAAAAGTTGGAATTATTGCCGTGGAAGCAGCTGGAAAAGGTGTTGACAGCGGACATAGCGCGGCAACAAGCAAATTAGGAAAAGTTGGTGTTATTCACGGTTGCAAAACGCTGTTAATGCAAACTCCAGACGGGCAAATTACAGAACCTTATTCTATTTCTGCTGGATTAGATTATCCTGGAGTTGGACCTTTACACGCGCATTTAGCACAAAGCGGACGCGGTGAATTTTTCTCTGTAACGGATGATGATGCTATGAATGCTGGTCTTCAATTGACAAAACTTGAAGGAATTATTCCAGCAATCGAAAGTGCTCATGCCTTTGCTGTTTTAGATCAAAAGAAATTTAAGCCAACTGATGTTGTGGTCATTAGTCTTTCTGGTCGTGGCGATAAAGATTTAGATAATTATATTGATTACTTTAAATTGTAATAAAAATTGTAATTTGCAGGTTGGTTTTTAAAAATTGCCAACGCTAACAAATAACGAGAAAAATCATAATTATGGAACTATTATTCTCATACGGAACACTAAGATCGAAACAAATTCAGATGCAGATTTTTAATAAAGTTTTAGTGGGAACTCAAGATCAAATTTTGGGTTACAAACTAAAAAGTTTGCAAATTGAAGAGGAATTTGGAATGGCAGATTATGTTGTTGCTGTACCAAGCGAAAATCTGGAAGATATTATACACGGCGCTGTTTTTGAAGTTACTAATAATGAATTATTAAAAGTAGATCAGTTTGAATCTAATTCTTATAAAAGAGTTCAGGTAAAATTAAAATCTGGAAGAACGGCTTGGATTTACACAGAAAATAAATAATCGCTAAATATATTACGATAAAAAACTTAACCTATTTTGGAAATCGGTTAAGACAAAAAATACATATTAATGAACAGAATAACTCAAAAATTACAAGAAGATAAAAAAATCCTTTCTATCTATTTTTCTGCGGGATATCCGAATTTAAACGATACCGTGCAGATTATTCAGGATTTGGAAAAAAATGGAGTTGATTTAATTGAAATCGGGCTTCCTTTTAGTGATCCTTTGGCAGACGGACCAACGATTCAGGCAAGTTCTACTCAGGCGCTTCATAACGGAATGACAACTCAAATTCTTTTTGATCAACTAAAGAATATCCGCGAAAGCGTAAAAATTCCGTTGATTATTATGGGATATTTTAATCCGATGTTACAATATGGCGTTGAAGCTTTCTGTAAAAAATGCGCTGAAATCGGAATTGACGGTTTAATTATTCCAGATCTTCCAGTTGATGTTTATGCAGATGAATACAAAGCGATTTTCGAAAAATATGGTTTGATAAATGTATTTTTGATTACGCCACAAACTTCTGACGAAAGAATTCGTTTTATTGACAGCGTTTCAAACGGATTTATTTATATGGTAAGTTCTGCAAGCGTTACAGGATCTCAATCTGGTTTTGGAAATACTCAGGAAACTTATTTCGAAAGAATTGCAGAAATGAATTTGAAAAATCCTCAAATCGTTGGTTTCGGAATTTCTAATAAAGAAACTTTCAATCAGGCTACTAAATATGCAAAAGGCGCTATTATCGGAAGTGCTTTTATTAAACATTTAAGCGAAAGCGGAAGTGGGAAAATTGAGGAATTTGTTGGAGAAATTCGATAAGAAATTGTAATTAAGAATATAGTTTACGCTTAGTTTGTCATTCCGACGAAGGAGGAATCTTCGTTGCTAAATCTACAAAGATTGACACATTTAATAGCGGAGTTACTTGCGAAGATTCCTCCTTCGTCGGAATGACAAAAAAGACTGAAAAGCTGAAATACCTTAGTATTTCAGCTTTTTTTATTCAAAATTATCGAAACCGTTTTATGTTAATATTGTGTTAAAATAAAATTAAACAAGTGTTTAAATTAAACAAGTGTTTAATTTTGCATTCGATTAGAAACAATACCATGTCACAGATTGAATTGAACGACAAAAAAATTCAGATTCTTAACGTTGCTGAAAAGCT encodes the following:
- the trpC gene encoding indole-3-glycerol phosphate synthase TrpC, which encodes MNILDKIIIDKKREVILKKSIIPVSQLEAFVFFGKQTISLSQKLKESNSGIIAEHKRRSPSKSIINNNFTVEEVVKGYENAGACGISVLTDGKYFGGSLDDLLLARASVNIPLLRKEFIVDEYQILEAKAHGADLILLIAAVLTREEIKSLSEFAKNLGLEVLLEVHNQEELEKSIMPTLDMIGVNNRNLKTFEVSLDFSKELASQIPDDFVKVSESGISSIEAIQELKPYGYKGFLIGENFMKTDNAGQAATEFISKL
- a CDS encoding phosphoribosylanthranilate isomerase is translated as MKLKICGMKYPENILEVGALLPDYMGFIFWEKSARYFDGTIPELIKTVKKVGVFVDQSQEEILEKVAKYNLQAVQLHGHESVDFLTELKEQLPKKVEIIKVFSADENFDFEVIKPFEPFSDYFLFDTKGKLPGGNGTTFDWTILKKYNSKKPFFLSGGIGMKELKAIEEISKTNLPIYAVDVNSKFEIEPGLKNRNLFSNFKRKFDVANF
- the trpB gene encoding tryptophan synthase subunit beta, translated to MSFNVNEKGYYGEFGGAYIPEMLYPNVEELRQKYLSIMDEPDFKAEFNQLLKDYVGRPSPLYFAKRLSEKYNTKVYLKREDLNHTGAHKVNNTIGQILLAKRLGKKRIIAETGAGQHGVATATVCALMGIECIVYMGEIDIARQAPNVARMKMLGAEVRPALSGSRTLKDATNEAIRDWINNPVDTHYIIGSAIGPHPYPDMVTRFQSIISEEIKWQLKEKEGRENPDYVVACIGGGSNAAGTYYHFLHEPKVGIIAVEAAGKGVDSGHSAATSKLGKVGVIHGCKTLLMQTPDGQITEPYSISAGLDYPGVGPLHAHLAQSGRGEFFSVTDDDAMNAGLQLTKLEGIIPAIESAHAFAVLDQKKFKPTDVVVISLSGRGDKDLDNYIDYFKL
- a CDS encoding gamma-glutamylcyclotransferase family protein encodes the protein MELLFSYGTLRSKQIQMQIFNKVLVGTQDQILGYKLKSLQIEEEFGMADYVVAVPSENLEDIIHGAVFEVTNNELLKVDQFESNSYKRVQVKLKSGRTAWIYTENK
- the trpA gene encoding tryptophan synthase subunit alpha, with the protein product MNRITQKLQEDKKILSIYFSAGYPNLNDTVQIIQDLEKNGVDLIEIGLPFSDPLADGPTIQASSTQALHNGMTTQILFDQLKNIRESVKIPLIIMGYFNPMLQYGVEAFCKKCAEIGIDGLIIPDLPVDVYADEYKAIFEKYGLINVFLITPQTSDERIRFIDSVSNGFIYMVSSASVTGSQSGFGNTQETYFERIAEMNLKNPQIVGFGISNKETFNQATKYAKGAIIGSAFIKHLSESGSGKIEEFVGEIR